From one Vicinamibacterales bacterium genomic stretch:
- a CDS encoding dihydrolipoamide acetyltransferase family protein — MASRVVMPKLSDTMEEGTILRWIKQEGDKVETGQTLAEVETDKATVEMEAYTNGVLRKVIAQAGATIKVGAIIAVIGAPDEDISALIEPVAPTREAPPPPPAASPRPAGVAPTRPVTLPATALRAAPPAAARDAGPGRSLRASPLALRMAAEAGIDLASLQGTGPQGRVIKRDIEAALAQASGAEPALPGGQPAVEVREIELSSMRRTIARRLVQSKAPVPHFYLTVDVAMDRLWEAYRALRDENYPISLNDVIIKAAASALKRHPEMNASFAGDHVKQYGRVHIGVAVALEDGLITPVIRDADSKSIDEIAAEARTLADRARNRRLQPHEYTGATFSISNLGMMGIEEFSAIINPPEAGILAVGAVREAPVVENGQVRVGRRMKLTLSVDHRVADGAQGARFLATLRRMLENPLLVG, encoded by the coding sequence ATGGCTTCGCGCGTGGTGATGCCCAAGCTGAGCGACACGATGGAGGAGGGCACGATCCTCCGGTGGATCAAGCAGGAAGGCGACAAGGTCGAGACGGGGCAGACGCTCGCCGAGGTCGAGACCGACAAGGCGACGGTGGAGATGGAGGCGTACACGAACGGTGTCCTCCGCAAGGTGATCGCGCAGGCTGGCGCGACGATCAAGGTGGGCGCGATCATCGCGGTCATCGGTGCTCCCGACGAGGACATCTCGGCACTGATCGAACCCGTCGCGCCGACGAGGGAGGCACCGCCCCCGCCGCCAGCTGCGTCGCCGCGCCCCGCCGGCGTCGCCCCGACCCGGCCGGTGACGCTGCCCGCGACCGCGCTTCGTGCAGCGCCTCCGGCTGCCGCGCGCGATGCCGGTCCGGGACGATCCTTGCGCGCGTCGCCGCTCGCGCTCCGGATGGCCGCCGAGGCCGGCATCGACCTCGCGAGCCTCCAGGGAACGGGCCCGCAGGGTCGCGTCATCAAGCGCGACATCGAGGCGGCGCTCGCCCAGGCGTCGGGCGCCGAGCCGGCGCTGCCGGGCGGCCAGCCGGCCGTCGAGGTCAGGGAAATCGAGCTCTCGTCGATGCGCCGCACCATCGCCAGGCGCCTCGTCCAGAGCAAGGCCCCGGTGCCCCACTTCTACCTCACCGTGGACGTGGCGATGGACCGCCTCTGGGAGGCCTACCGCGCGCTTCGAGACGAGAACTACCCGATCTCGCTCAACGACGTGATCATCAAGGCCGCCGCCTCCGCGCTCAAGCGCCACCCGGAGATGAACGCGTCGTTCGCCGGCGACCACGTGAAGCAGTACGGCCGCGTGCACATCGGCGTTGCCGTGGCGCTCGAGGATGGCCTGATCACGCCGGTCATCAGGGATGCCGACTCCAAGTCGATCGACGAGATTGCCGCCGAGGCGCGGACGCTCGCCGACCGGGCGCGTAACCGACGGCTGCAGCCCCACGAGTACACTGGCGCCACCTTCTCGATCTCGAATCTCGGGATGATGGGCATCGAGGAATTCTCCGCGATCATCAACCCGCCCGAAGCCGGCATCCTCGCGGTCGGCGCCGTACGTGAGGCGCCGGTGGTCGAGAACGGCCAGGTGAGGGTGGGCCGGCGGATGAAGCTGACGCTCTCGGTCGACCACCGCGTGGCGGACGGTGCGCAGGGGGCGCGGTTCCTCGCCACACTGCGGCGGATGCTGGAGAATCCGCTGCTCGTCGGATGA
- a CDS encoding serine hydrolase domain-containing protein, which translates to MTRPITTHLVVGAVIGAAMLSATPRAQDAPSARAIDGLRTFYQRGLEDNAIVGSGLLVIHEGQAVASLMNGMADVARQHAVDADTIFHWASITKTFTAVAIMQLRDRGRLTLDDPVVKYLPELRQVHDPFGDISDITIRHLMTHSAGFRGPTWPWGGDKPWHPFEPRGWAQIVAMLPYTEVEFRPGSRHSYSNPGIIFLGRIIEDLTGDDYEVYIDKNIFKPLGMSRSYFDTTPYHLLPHRSASYYVENGRARPAPFDADTGITVSNGGLNAPLTDMAKYLAFLIGGDAQRTVHDGVLKRSSLEEMFVPQLPVSTEGGDRVAIGLNFFVEDRDGLRLIGHSGNQNGFIAHFYVCPAIRAGYVVAFNTTSVPTGKGELEKTQAFDAALRGYILRQVFPTFARVTPATRGPSAPPRPAGR; encoded by the coding sequence GTGACTCGACCAATCACCACGCACCTGGTGGTCGGCGCCGTGATCGGCGCGGCCATGTTGTCCGCGACTCCCCGCGCGCAGGACGCCCCGTCCGCCCGCGCGATCGACGGCCTGCGCACCTTCTACCAGCGAGGACTCGAGGACAACGCCATCGTCGGGAGCGGTCTGCTGGTCATCCACGAGGGCCAGGCCGTGGCCAGCCTGATGAACGGCATGGCCGACGTGGCGCGGCAGCATGCCGTCGATGCGGACACAATCTTCCACTGGGCCTCGATCACCAAGACGTTCACGGCCGTCGCGATCATGCAGTTGCGCGACCGGGGCCGCCTGACGCTCGACGATCCCGTCGTGAAGTACCTGCCCGAACTGCGCCAGGTGCACGATCCATTCGGCGACATCAGCGACATCACGATCAGGCACCTGATGACGCACAGTGCCGGTTTTCGCGGCCCGACATGGCCCTGGGGCGGCGACAAGCCATGGCACCCATTCGAGCCGCGAGGCTGGGCGCAGATCGTCGCGATGCTGCCCTACACCGAGGTCGAGTTCCGTCCCGGCAGCCGCCACTCGTATTCGAACCCGGGCATCATCTTCCTCGGCCGGATCATCGAGGACCTGACGGGCGACGACTACGAGGTCTACATCGACAAGAACATCTTCAAGCCGCTCGGCATGTCGCGGAGCTACTTCGACACGACGCCTTACCACCTCCTCCCCCATCGGAGCGCCAGCTACTACGTGGAGAACGGCAGGGCGCGCCCGGCGCCGTTCGACGCGGACACGGGCATCACCGTCTCCAACGGCGGGCTGAATGCGCCGCTCACCGACATGGCGAAGTACCTCGCCTTCCTGATCGGCGGCGACGCGCAGCGGACCGTTCACGACGGGGTGCTGAAGCGCAGTTCGCTCGAGGAGATGTTCGTGCCGCAACTGCCGGTGAGCACCGAGGGCGGCGACCGCGTCGCCATCGGCCTGAACTTCTTCGTGGAGGATCGTGACGGACTGCGCCTCATCGGCCACAGCGGCAACCAGAACGGGTTCATCGCGCACTTCTACGTCTGCCCGGCGATCCGCGCCGGGTACGTGGTCGCGTTCAACACGACGTCGGTGCCGACAGGCAAGGGCGAGCTCGAGAAGACCCAGGCGTTCGATGCAGCCCTGCGCGGCTACATCCTCAGGCAGGTGTTCCCGACCTTCGCGCGCGTGACTCCAGCCACCCGCGGACCGTCGGCACCGCCACGTCCGGCCGGTCGGTGA
- a CDS encoding pyruvate dehydrogenase complex E1 component subunit beta has product MPLITYRDALTQALREEMQRDPNVFLMGEEVGVYQGAYKVSRGLLQEFGERRVIDTPITEEGFAGVGVGSAMVGLRPIIEMMTWNFSMLAMDQIINSAAKMLYMSGGQFKIPMVVRGPGGAAHQLAAQHSQSLEGWFAHVPGLKVVAPSTPYDAKGLLKSAIRDDDPVIFFEGETLYGSKGEVPEGEYTVPLGVADVKRAGTDVTIIAWSKMVSIALKAAEALAAEGIACEVIDPRTLRPLDEEPLVASVQKTNRCVIVEEGWEYSGIGAQLAYVIHRDAFGDLDAPVTRVTGADVPMPYAKNLEHMAMPSPARVVQAVKEVLYIE; this is encoded by the coding sequence ATGCCTCTGATCACGTACCGTGACGCGTTGACCCAGGCGCTGCGCGAGGAGATGCAGCGCGACCCGAACGTCTTCCTCATGGGCGAGGAGGTCGGGGTCTACCAGGGCGCCTACAAGGTCAGCCGCGGCCTGCTCCAGGAATTCGGCGAACGCCGCGTGATCGACACGCCGATCACCGAAGAGGGCTTTGCCGGCGTCGGCGTCGGTTCCGCGATGGTCGGCCTGCGCCCCATCATCGAGATGATGACGTGGAACTTCTCGATGCTGGCGATGGATCAGATCATCAACAGCGCCGCGAAGATGCTCTACATGTCGGGCGGCCAGTTCAAGATCCCGATGGTCGTGCGCGGCCCTGGCGGTGCGGCGCACCAGCTGGCCGCACAGCACTCCCAGTCGCTCGAAGGCTGGTTCGCGCACGTGCCGGGGCTCAAGGTTGTCGCGCCCTCCACGCCGTACGACGCGAAGGGCCTCCTCAAGTCCGCGATTCGAGACGATGACCCGGTGATCTTCTTCGAAGGGGAGACGCTGTACGGTTCGAAGGGCGAGGTGCCCGAGGGCGAGTACACCGTGCCGCTCGGCGTGGCCGATGTGAAGCGCGCGGGCACGGACGTGACGATCATCGCGTGGTCGAAGATGGTGAGCATCGCGCTGAAGGCGGCCGAGGCGCTCGCCGCGGAAGGGATCGCGTGCGAGGTCATCGACCCGCGCACGCTGCGGCCGCTCGACGAGGAGCCGCTGGTCGCGTCGGTCCAGAAGACGAACCGCTGCGTCATCGTCGAAGAAGGCTGGGAATACAGCGGCATCGGCGCGCAGCTGGCGTACGTGATTCACCGCGATGCCTTCGGCGATCTCGACGCGCCGGTCACGCGGGTGACGGGGGCGGACGTCCCGATGCCGTACGCCAAGAACCTGGAGCACATGGCGATGCCCTCCCCTGCGCGCGTCGTGCAGGCGGTGAAGGAAGTGCTGTACATCGAGTAA